A single genomic interval of Mycobacterium sp. DL592 harbors:
- a CDS encoding DUF732 domain-containing protein, producing the protein MRFRRMTTAGVAAGLIAGAAAFAAPAHADTTTDDFLGALSAAGIDNIDPGQAVALGQSICPLLAQRSQNTADIASTVADQIGRPLGPATMFTGIAVSFFCPRAVQDLANGTSPIPLPFLNNLGF; encoded by the coding sequence ATGAGGTTCCGCCGTATGACGACCGCCGGGGTAGCTGCCGGCCTGATCGCCGGTGCCGCCGCGTTCGCCGCGCCCGCGCACGCCGACACCACGACCGACGACTTCCTGGGCGCGCTGAGCGCCGCCGGCATCGACAACATCGATCCCGGGCAGGCGGTGGCCCTGGGTCAGTCGATCTGCCCGCTGCTGGCCCAGCGCAGCCAGAACACCGCCGATATCGCGTCCACCGTGGCCGACCAGATCGGCCGCCCGCTCGGCCCGGCCACCATGTTCACCGGCATCGCGGTGTCGTTCTTCTGCCCGCGTGCGGTGCAGGATCTGGCCAACGGCACCTCGCCCATCCCACTGCCGTTCCTGAACAACCTCGGCTTCTAG
- a CDS encoding glycine betaine ABC transporter substrate-binding protein, translating to MSAKIFRRLALVLLALLLAACGSAPPGPSLAVGATADPQANLLAQVYAAALRFYGTGAHVEVVDDPLAALDSGAVNIAPGFTGRLLQTFAPGSAARSDAQVYRALLGALPEGLAAGDYTTSAEDKPALAVTDATATAWGSRDLTAVVQHCAGLTLAAVAGVRGLPTSVGTCTLPPAREFPDAAAMFAALRNGTVTAAWTGTADAGVPSDVAVLADRKPMLVQAENIVPLYRRNELDRQQLRAINEVAGVLDTGALADMRRQVAEGGVPKSVAEAWLSANPLGR from the coding sequence TTGAGCGCGAAAATCTTTCGGCGGCTTGCGCTGGTGCTGCTGGCCCTGCTGCTGGCCGCCTGCGGTAGCGCACCGCCGGGTCCGTCGCTGGCGGTGGGCGCCACGGCCGATCCGCAGGCCAACCTGCTGGCCCAGGTGTATGCCGCCGCGCTGCGCTTCTACGGGACCGGCGCACACGTCGAGGTCGTCGACGATCCGTTGGCGGCGTTGGATTCCGGTGCGGTCAACATCGCCCCGGGCTTCACCGGGCGGCTGTTGCAGACGTTCGCGCCCGGCTCGGCGGCACGCTCGGACGCCCAGGTGTACCGGGCGCTGCTCGGCGCTTTGCCGGAGGGTCTGGCCGCCGGTGACTACACCACCTCCGCCGAGGACAAGCCGGCCCTGGCCGTCACCGATGCCACCGCCACGGCGTGGGGCAGCCGCGACCTCACCGCCGTAGTCCAGCACTGCGCGGGGCTGACGCTCGCTGCGGTGGCCGGGGTCCGCGGGCTGCCGACGTCGGTCGGCACCTGCACGCTGCCACCGGCACGCGAATTCCCCGACGCCGCAGCCATGTTCGCGGCGCTGCGCAACGGGACGGTCACTGCGGCGTGGACCGGCACCGCCGACGCCGGTGTGCCCAGTGACGTCGCGGTACTGGCCGACCGCAAGCCCATGCTGGTGCAGGCCGAGAACATCGTGCCGCTCTACCGGCGCAACGAACTCGACAGGCAGCAGCTGCGGGCGATCAACGAGGTCGCCGGGGTACTCGACACCGGAGCGCTGGCAGACATGCGCAGGCAGGTCGCCGAGGGCGGCGTTCCGAAGTCGGTGGCCGAGGCGTGGCTCTCGGCAAATCCGCTGGGGCGCTAG
- a CDS encoding SDR family oxidoreductase, translating to MQGFAGKVAVVTGAGSGIGQALAVELGRSGASVAICDIDTDGLAVTEERLKAIGVNVKADRLNVTEREAFSAYADGVKQHFGKVNQVYNNAGIAFSGDVEISQFKDIERVMDVDFWGVVNGTKVFLPYLIESGDGHVINISSIFGLFSVPGQAAYNSAKFAVRGFTEALRQEMILAKHPVKVTTVHPGGIKTAIARNATTAEGLDKNALAEAFDTKLARTSPERAAQIILDGVAKNRARVLVGTDAKILDAIVRVTGSGYQRLFSAVLPRLSPPTR from the coding sequence ATGCAGGGGTTCGCGGGGAAGGTAGCCGTGGTGACCGGCGCCGGTTCGGGTATCGGCCAGGCACTCGCCGTTGAGCTGGGCCGATCGGGCGCCAGCGTAGCGATCTGCGATATCGACACCGACGGTCTGGCCGTCACCGAAGAGCGCCTCAAGGCCATCGGTGTGAACGTCAAGGCCGACCGCCTCAACGTCACCGAGCGGGAGGCGTTCAGCGCCTACGCCGACGGCGTCAAGCAGCATTTCGGCAAGGTCAACCAGGTGTACAACAACGCCGGCATCGCGTTCTCCGGTGACGTCGAGATCAGCCAGTTCAAGGACATCGAACGGGTGATGGACGTCGACTTCTGGGGTGTCGTCAACGGCACCAAGGTGTTCCTGCCCTACCTGATCGAATCCGGCGACGGCCACGTCATCAACATCTCCAGCATCTTCGGGCTGTTCTCGGTGCCCGGCCAGGCCGCCTACAACTCGGCGAAGTTCGCGGTGCGCGGCTTCACCGAAGCGCTGCGCCAGGAGATGATCCTGGCCAAGCATCCGGTGAAGGTGACCACCGTGCACCCCGGCGGCATCAAGACCGCGATTGCCCGCAACGCCACCACCGCCGAGGGTCTCGACAAGAACGCACTGGCCGAGGCATTCGACACCAAGCTGGCGCGGACCTCCCCCGAGCGCGCCGCCCAGATCATCCTCGACGGCGTCGCCAAGAACCGGGCCCGCGTACTCGTCGGCACCGACGCCAAGATCCTCGATGCCATCGTGCGGGTCACCGGCTCGGGCTACCAGCGGTTGTTCTCCGCGGTGCTGCCCCGGCTCTCGCCGCCGACGCGCTAG